A window from Fusarium musae strain F31 chromosome 8, whole genome shotgun sequence encodes these proteins:
- a CDS encoding hypothetical protein (CAZy:AA1): MWITDACKAVVLSFVAVFHYPSVSDQGPHQDVMTFTHGHSTPEIDYPYFDSPSGPDQDGKVFTCNYTDLKGWKPCTTKDDRSCWLKGPYDQNFTINTDYENFWPIGITREYHLNVTDQAINGDGVDNPFGKVFNGKYPGPWIQACWGDLIKVTVHNHLKYNGTTIHWHGLRQLETFEMDGVNGVTQCPIAPGDSYTYTFRAVQYGTSWYHSHYSLQYADGLAGPITIYGPSSAPFDEGRNPILITDWSHRSAFQSWQRELVPNPTRPMMNGVLINGVGNFAGSFPRERFNMTVTKGKKYVLRVINTSVDTTWIFSIDNHNFTVMSTDFVPIHPYSVSHIVLGIGQRYHIVLDANPTNTTKMPANPDGNYWVRTVGATRCKGFEPGNEPDERQGILRYNASSKLVPTTFRENYSLECRDEAYERLSPIYEWNVDPVKLNYTNSTFEIGLDKYAHRPELMDNFTWWAFGEKPLWLNFSNPTILNLKNTTWNPDYAVDLVVPDEKKDKWVYIAITAPPAPMVSKPNRGFAPVAHPLHLHGHDFALLAQGTNFTDLATGNVTLKFNNPPRRDVALLPAGGYLVVAFKADNPGSWLFHCHIAWHASSGLAIQILEQQKLLNRILDQYPERMKEVNRVCDKWNEWFKNDTNHWNAHIFQDDSGI; the protein is encoded by the exons ATGTGGATTACAGACGCCTGCAAGGCTGTCGTCCTGTCCTTCGTGGCGGTATTTCACTACCCGTCCGTCTCAGACCAGGGGCCTCATCAAGATGTCATGACCTTTACCCACGGACACTCTACACCAGAGATTGATTACCCATATTTCGACTCCCCAAGTGGACCTGATCAGGATGGCAAGGTCTTTACATGCAATTACACTGACCTCAAGGGCTGGAAGCCATGCACAACTAAAGATGATCGCTCGTGCTGGCTGAAGGGACCATACGATCAGAACTTCACTATCAATACGGATTATGAGAACTTCTGGCCCATTGGAATAACAAGAGAG TATCACCTCAATGTGACTGATCAAGCCAtcaatggtgatggtgtcgaTAATCCATTCGGCAAGGTCTTCAACGGCAAGTATCCCGGCCCTTGGATCCAAGCTTGCTGGGGcgatctcatcaaagtcactGTCCACAACCATCTCAAGTACAATGGCACAACCATTCACTGGCACGGTCTCCGACAACTGGAGACTTTTGAGATGGACGGTGTCAACGGCGTTACTCAATGCCCTATTGCGCCTGGAGACAGTTATACTTACACCTTCCGTGCTGTTCAATACGGTACATCGTGGTATCATAGCCATTATTCTCTGCAGTATGCTGATGGCTTGGCTGGTCCTATCACTATCTACGGGCCTTCTTCTGCGCCGTTTGATGAAGGACGAAACCCCATTCTTATCACTGATTGGAGCCATCGCAGTGCGTTCCAGTCTTGGCAGAGGGAGCTTGTGCCGAATCCCACGAGACCCATGATGAATGGTGTTTTGATCAATGGCGTGGGAAACTTTGCTGGTAGTTTCCCCCGTGAGCGCTTCAACATGACTGTTACCAAG GGCAAGAAGTATGTTCTTCGTGTGATCAACACGTCTGTCGACACAACGTGGATCTTCAGTATCGACAATCACAACTTCACTGTTATGTCGACTGACTTTGTGCCGATCCACCCTTACTCAGTCTCTCACATTGTCCTCGGAATAG GCCAGAGATATCACATTGTTCTTGATGCAAACCCCACCAATACCACAAAAATGCCCGCAAACCCAGACGGAAACTACTGGGTTCGAACCGTGGGAGCGACTCGCTGCAAGGGCTTCGAGCCGGGTAATGAGCCTGATGAGCGTCAAGGAATTCTACGGTACAATGCATCAAGCAAACTTGTTCCGACAACATTCCGAGAGAATTATTCTTTGGAATGTCGAGATGAGGCCTATGAGCGACTCAGCCCGATTTATGAGTGGAACGTCGATCCCGTCAAGCTCAATT ACACCAACAGCACGTTTGAAATTGGTCTGGACAAGTATGCTCATAGGCCCGAACTGATGGATAATTTCACCTGGTGGGCCTTTGGCGAGAAACCTCTCTGGTTGAACTTCTCCAACCCTACCATTCTGAACCTTAAGAATACCACGTGGAACCCTGACTATGCTGTTGATCTCGTTGTAcctgacgagaagaaggataaatGGGTCTACATCGCTATCACAGCCCCTCCGGCTCCCATGGTTAGCAAGCCCAACCGAGGGTTTGCTCCAGTTGCTCATCCT CTCCATCTCCATGGCCACGACTTTGCCCTTCTGGCGCAAGGTACCAATTTCACAGACCTAGCCACAGGAAATGTGACCCTCAAATTCAACAACCCTCCGCGTCGAGACGTGGCACTTCTTCCAGCTGGAGGATACCTGGTCGTTGCCTTCAAGGCCGACAACCCTGGCTCTTGGCTGTTCCACTGCCACATCGCATGGCATGCGTCTAGTGGTCTTGCCATTCAGATCTTGGAGCAACAGAAGCTGCTGAATAGGATCTTGGATCAGTATCCCGAGAGGATGAAGGAGGTGAATAGGGTCTGCGATAAGTGGAATGAGTGGTTCAAGAACGATACGAACCATTGGAATGCCCATATTTTCCAGGATGACTCGGGTATCTAA
- a CDS encoding hypothetical protein (EggNog:ENOG41): MVYATPTKHPKGLRLLSLDGGGVRGIMGLVILKELMVRVQKKKGLKTIPLPADYFELAGGTSTGGIMGIMLFRLRMSVDDTIDEYDRIAKTIFSPKIYGWDISWIPGSSYLNNSKALVQDSRFDAGSMSKAIDEVVEKFGLDENDKKLKGNAPLQHEGGARMFCCTTAQNRAESMLMRTYKDKTIYAKSKVNDALLKHGDKLTISIAARATSAAPTFFPEVKFPEDKPELVFWDGGLLNNNPIDQLWYTRFELVDPKDPSPQISCVISLGTGYVSPGKAKQSWIKVVGVASKVMDFATNTNAKGKDFSRHMTHLNEREEHKDTKYIRFNPFLKEEIGLDEYLRMRDLKDIAQKTMDDPNPTNQFWINQAVDAICA, translated from the exons ATGGTCTACGCAACCCCTACCAAGCATCCCAAGGGACTCCGTCTCCTCTCCCTCGATGGCGGTGGCGTCCGGGGTATCATGggcctcgtcatcctcaaagAGCTCATGGTTCGCgtccaaaagaagaaaggccTCAAGACAATTCCCCTGCCAGCTGACTATTTTGAGCTCGCCGGCGGTACCAGCACAGGCGGTATCATGGGCATCATGCTCTTCCGCCTTCGCATGAGCGTTGATGACACCATTGATGAATATGACAGAATCGCCAAGACCATCTTTAGCCCCAAGATCTACGGCTGGGATATTAGCTGGATCCCTGGGTCGTCGtacctcaacaacagcaaggcTTTGGTCCAGGACAGCAGATTTGATGCTGGGTCTATGAGCAAGGCTattgatgaggttgttgagaagtttggccttgatgagaacgacaagaagctcaaaggcAACGCCCCTCTTCAGCACGAAGGTGGTGCACGCAT GTTCTGCTGCACTACTGCCCAGAACAGAGCTGAGTCTATGTTGATGCGCACCTACAAGGACAAGACCATCTACGCTAAGTCCAAAGTCAACGATGCTCTTCTCAAGCACGGCGACAAGCTCACCATCAGCATCGCCGCACGCGCAACATCCGCTGCTCCAACTTTCTTCCCTGAGGTGAAGTTTCCCGAAGACAAGCCTGAACTGGTGTTCTGGGACGGTGGCCTTCTGAACAACAACCCCATTGACCAGCTCTGGTACACCCGCTTTGAGCTCGTTGATCCCAAGGATCCTTCACCCCAGATCTCTTGCGTTATCAGTCTTGGCACTGGCTACGTCAGCCCAGGAAAGGCAAAGCAGTCTTGGATCAAGGTTGTTGGCGTCGCGTCCAAGGTCATGGACTTTGCtaccaacaccaacgccaAGGGCAAGGACTTTTCACGACACATGACGCATCTGAATGAGCGAGAGGAACACAAggatactaagtatattcgTTTTAACCCATTcttgaaggaggagattggTCTTGATGAGTATTTGAGGATGAGAGACCTCAAGGATATTGCTCAAAAGACCATGGACGACCCTAACCCTACGAACCAGTTTTGGATCAACCAAGCTGTGGATGCTATTTGCGCCTAG
- a CDS encoding hypothetical protein (MEROPS:MER0047718): protein MVRLGLTALLFAGLSAAAQDTEQGTAVTHVPGAYIFEFEENHDTAKFYRTADDKYTTRVKFDYDLFKGVSIQFDDVSTAEDMAAKMAALPAVKNMWPVKVYSIPKPRIEWTATPGMKAPLKKRDLNDTADTFSPHVQVQVDKLREKGITGHGIKVAVVDTGIDYKHPALGGCFGKDCLVSFGTDLVGDKYDGFNAVYPDDDPMDCQGHGSHVAGIIAAQENEYGFTGAAPGVTLGAYRVFGCSGEAGNDVLIAAFNQAYQDGADIITASIGGPSGWSEEPWAVAVSRIVEKGVPCTVSAGNSGDVGMFYASTAANGNKVMAIASYDNSDYVSLLNISHYTVDNSSKKIDFGSTAGSPAAWGKVTLPLWAPNLDPTTPNGGCDAYPEDTPDLSKYIVLVRRGSCTFVQKAQNAAKHGAKYFLVYNNVASGASAIDVSTVEGIVAAGMVPAKTGVKWVELLKAGSTVTLEMSDGSDGKVILEESKNNVTGGAVSTYSSWGPTWELDVKPQFGSPGGNILSTYPLKKGGYAVLSGTSMACPLVAGVIALIAEVRGTLDPEVLENLLSSTSNPTLFNDGAKFYDYLAPVPQQGGGLIQAYDAAYSTLLLSRSSLAFNDTDHFTEVLNFTLHNTGKTDLDLSISHIPTKSVYTLAKDSIYASEFPNDVADGHANLKFSEAKVSVGAGDSVTIEVMPTPPEGLDAKRLALWSGYIAINGTDISLSLPYQGLTGSLHDSKVLASDDTWISKSNDKDELNPVPANTTFVLPVKGQNATDEKPAPALAWKLALGSAKLEAELIPVSGNSTAKSLGSPAGFPTLWNPMGKGNVVWNGKLADGGYAPAGKYKVAYRALRIFGDEKKESDWDKSESPVFAVRYP, encoded by the exons ATGGTCCGTCTAGGATTGACGGCTCTGCTTTTCGCAGGGCTGTCCGCTGCAGCTCAAGACACTGAGCAGGGTACCGCTGTGACGCACGTCCCAGGTGCCTACATCTTCGAGTTCGAGGAGAACCAC GATACTGCCAAGTTTTACAGAACTGCTGATGACAAGTACACCACTCGCGTCAAGTTCGACTATGACTTGTTCAAGGGCGTTTCTATCCAGTTTGACGATGTTTCTACCGCTGAGGACATGGCTGCCAAGATGGCGGCTCTTCCCGCTGTCAAGAACATGTGGCCTGTCAAGGTCTATAGCATTCCTAAACCTCGCATTGAGTGGACTGCTACGCCTGGCATGAAGGCTCCTCTTAAGAAGCGTGATCTGAATGATACTGCTGATACATTCTCACCCCACGTTCAGGTCCAGGTTGATAAGCTTCGAGAGAAGGGTATCACTGGCCATGGGATCAAGGTCGCTGTTGTCGACACTGGT ATTGACTACAAGCACCCTGCTCTTGGTGGTTGCTTCGGTAAAGATTGCCTTGTGTCCTTCGGTACTGATCTTGTTGGTGATAAGTACGATGGCTTCAACGCCGTTTACCCCGATGATGATCCCATGGATTGCCAAGGCCACGGATCTCACGTCGCTGGTATCATTGCTGCCCAAGAGAATGAGTACGGTTTTACCGGTGCTGCTCCCGGGGTCACCCTTGGCGCCTACCGTGTCTTTGGTTGCTCTGGAGAAGCCGGTAACGATGTTCTCATCGCCGCTTTCAACCAAGCTTACCAAGATGGCGCCGACATCATCACTGCTTCTATCGGCGGTCCCAGCGGTTGGTCCGAGGAGCCCTGGGCTGTCGCCGTCTCTCGGATCGTCGAGAAGGGTGTCCCTTGCACTGTCTCTGCTGGTAACTCTGGTGACGTTGGTATGTTCTACGCTAGCACCGCCGCCAACGGAAACAAGGTCATGGCCATCGCTTCTTACGACAACAGCGACTAcgtctctcttctcaacatctccCACTACACTGTggacaacagcagcaagaagatcgaTTTTGGTTCCACTGCTGGTAGCCCTGCTGCTTGGGGCAAGGTCACACTCCCTCTTTGGGCTCCCAACCTGGATCCCACCACTCCCAACGGTGGCTGTGATGCTTACCCCGAGGACACTCCCGATCTTAGCAAGTACATCGTCTTGGTCCGTCGTGGAAGCTGTACTTTTGTTCAGAAGGCCCAGAACGCTGCTAAGCATGGTGCCAAGTACTTCCTCGTCTACAACAACGTTGCCAGCGGTGCTTCAGCTATTGATGTCTCAACCGTTGAGGGTATCGTTGCTGCTGGTATGGTTCCCGCTAAGACTGGTGTCAAGTgggttgagcttctcaaggctggATCTACCGTCACTCTCGAGATGTCTGATGGTTCTGATGGAAAGGTCATTCTGGAGGAGAGCAAGAACAATGTTACCGGTGGCGCTGTGAGCACTTACTCTTCTTGGGGTCCTACCTGGGAACTCGATGTCAAGCCCCAGTTTGGCTCTCCTGGTGGAAACATCCTCTCGACATATCCTCTCAAGAAGGGCGGTTATGCTGTCCTTTCTGGAACTTCCATGGCCTGCCCCTTGGTCGCTGGAGTAATTGCTCTTATTGCTGAGGTCCGCGGTACTCTTGACCCTGAGGTCCTCGAAAACCTTTTGTCTTCTACTTCCAACCCTACTCTGTTCAACGACGGTGCCAAGTTCTACGACTATCTTGCTCCTGTTCCTCAACAGGGTGGTGGCTTGATCCAAGCCTATGACGCTGCTTACTCTACTCTCTTACTGAGCCGCTCTAGCTTGGCTTTCAACGACACCGACCACTTTACCGAAGTTCTCAACTTCACTCTTCACAACACTGGTAAGACAGACCTGGATCTGAGCATCTCGCACATTCCTACCAAGAGCGTCTACACTCTTGCCAAGGACAGCATCTACGCCTCCGAGTTCCCCAACGATGTTGCCGACGGCCACGCCAACCTCAAGTTCAGCGAAGCCAAGGTCAGTGTTGGCGCTGGTGACTCTGTTACCATTGAGGTTATGCCTACTCCTCCCGAGGGTCTCGACGCCAAGCGTCTTGCTCTTTGGTCCGGATACATCGCTATCAATGGAACTGATATCTCCCTGTCTCTTCCCTACCAAGGTCTTACCGGTTCTCTCCACGACTCCAAGGTTCTCGCCTCCGACGATACCTGGATCAGCAAGTCCAACGATAAGGACGAGCTCAACCCCGTTCCTGCCAACACCACCTTTGTTCTTCCCGTCAAGGGTCAGAACGCTACTGACGAGAAGCCCGCTCCTGCTCTGGCATGGAAGCTCGCTCTCGGATCCGCCAAGCTCGAGGCCGAGCTGATCCCCGTCTCTGGTAACTCTACTGCCAAGAGTCTGGGATCGCCTGCTGGCTTCCCTACTCTGTGGAACCCCATGGGCAAGGGTAATGTTGTCTGGAATGGAAAGTTGGCTGATGGAGGATATGCACCTGCTGGAAAGTACAAGGTCGCTTACAGGGCTCTGAGGAtctttggtgatgagaagaaggagagcgATTGGGACAAGTCGGAGTCTCCCGTCTTTGCTGTGAGGTATCCTTGA
- a CDS encoding hypothetical protein (EggNog:ENOG41) has product MATRQEGTNNLAPVLFRSYENPLEKSEFAGHQALGGRSGNFSGTHWTEDEAGNWTWKQLETRVEGGVAEMDDITAIDATKEQAKKYIALAGAQKVIEECAEVLREEL; this is encoded by the exons ATGGCTACACGACAGGAGGGTACGAACAACCTAGCTCCTGTGTTGTTCCGTTCATACGAAAACCCGCTTGAGAAGTCCGAATTTGCCGGGCATCAAGCTCTGGGAGGCCGCTCGGGCAACTTCAGCGGCACCCAT TGGACGGAGGATGAAGCGGGGAACTGGACGTGGAAGCAACTTGAGACGCGCGTTGAGGGCGGTGTTGCTGAGATGGATGATATCACTGCCATTGATGCCACCAAGGAGCAGGCCAAAAAGTACATTGCGCTGGCTGGGGCACAGAAGGTGATTGAGGAATGTGCAGAGGTATTGCGAGAAGAACTTTGA
- a CDS encoding hypothetical protein (EggNog:ENOG41) codes for MYWETTVKQKREDRDGAIQSCEAQLPAVTDESIVPEHADISSLLEQLKTGKITAGNLVSATIRSEPLFESALERAKSLDEYFQKHKQLIGPLHGIPVSVKDQFNIAGLDTTLGYVGRSFKPARDNAVMVTILEKLGAVIITKTVIPQSIMYGETESPLWGLTTYPGRPELSPGGSSGGEATLMRMSGSLGGWATDIGGSIRVPSHLCGLFGLKPSSGRFSYSGAANSHEGQSHVPSSIGPMSPTLSNLIALTKECLLAEPWKLDPNVVPIPWRQADFEAVQKRKLTIGIILDDGVVRPHPEIQEAVRRAVAIFEKAGHKVIPWSTADHSSCIEIQDQFYRADGGEDIKTEVAVAGEPMIAHVEALVKSSKPISVYEYWQLNRQKTAAQEAYNKKWTTTAGLENGECVDVIVSPVSPHTAVPHRSSRWTGYAKIWNFLDYTAMSFPFAKFGSPEDATSSDIYVGAADEARRSYLHDYAPRNAIDEWIRGLYNPEAMKGLDIGVQIIGRRYEEEKVLGVASLLEKLIRA; via the exons ATGTATTGGGAAACTACCGTGAAGCAGAAAAGGGAGGATCGCGATGGTGCCATCCAGAGCTGCGAGGCTCAGCTCCCCGCGGTAACGGATGAGAGCATCGTGCCAGAACATGCCGATATTTCTTCCCTTCTCGAGCAATTGAAGACGGGAAAGATAACAGCAGGGAATCTGGTCTCTGCTACGATCCGAAG CGAACCTCTTTTCGAAAGCGCACTTGAACGCGCAAAATCTCTCGATGAGTACTTCCAGAAACATAAGCAGCTCATTGGTCCTCTCCATGGCATTCCAGTCTCAGTAAAAGACCAATTCAACATCGCTGGGCTCGATACGACCCTGGGCTATGTCGGTCGCTCATTCAAGCCCGCCCGCGACAATGCAGTCATGGTGACTAttctggagaagcttggtgCAGTCATCATAACCAAGACCGTTATCCCTCAGAGCATCATGTATGGCGAGACCGAAAGTCCTCTCTGGGGACTCACTACATATCCTGGAAGACCCGAGCTTTCGCCAGGCGGTTCATCTGGTGGAGAGGCTACGCTGATGCGAATGTCTGGATCACTTGGAGGCTGGGCAACTGACATTGGAGGCTCAATCCGCGTCCCAAGTCATCTCTGCGGCCTTTTTGGGTTGAAGCCTTCGTCTGGTCGGTTCTCATACTCCGGTGCAGCAAATTCTCATGAGGGGCAGTCTCATGTTCCTTCATCAATTGGTCCAATGAGCCCAACGCTCTCTAACCTCATCGCTTTAACCAAAGAATGTCTACTCGCAGAACCATGGAAGCTTGACCCGAACGTGGTTCCAATTCCATGGCGACAGGCCGATTTTGAGGCCGTGCAGAAGCGAAAACTCACCATTGGTATCATTCTTGACGATGGGGTTGTGCGACCTCACCCGGAAATCCAAGAAGCGGTCCGCCGGGCAGTGGCAATCTTCGAAAAGGCAGGGCATAAAGTCATTCCCTGGAGTACAGCAGACCACTCAAGCTGCATCGAGATCCAGGATCAGTTCTACCGTGCTGACGGTGGAGAGGATATCAAGACTGAAGTCGCTGTTGCAGGCGAGCCGATGATTGCTCATGTCGAAGCGCTCGTCAAATCGTCCAAACCGATATCGGTGTATGAATACTGGCAACTCAATCGCCAAAAGACAGCAGCACAAGAGGCTTACAACAAGAAATGGACTACGACTGCTGGTCTAGAAAACGGAGAATGTGTCGACGTTATAGTCAGTCCTGTGTCGCCTCATACAGCTGTTCCGCATAGGTCAAGCAGATGGACTGGCTACGCCAAGATATGGAACTTTCTCGACTACACAGCTATGTCGTTCCCTTTTGCAAAGTTTGGGAGCCCTGAGGATGCAACATCGTCGGATATATATGTCGGTGCAGCTGATGAAGCGCGCCGTAGCTATCTACATGATTACGCGCCGCGCAATGCCATTGATGAGTGGATAAGGGGCCTCTATAATCCCGAAGCAATGAAAGGGCTTGACATTGGTGTACAGATCATTGGAAGGAGGtatgaagaggaaaaggtCTTGGGCGTAGCATCATTGTTAGAAAAGCTCATCAGAGCTTGA
- a CDS encoding hypothetical protein (EggNog:ENOG41), with translation MRSTSQALLLGAMLQAANAADVARAAQRNHARDIPAPTITASPIGILDELKLLVGGDGLRIRQADSSSEPLKVTIAPDKTCGYLSGQPGAAVTCENDRLCSWAASSGIGLVACASEIYVSCVESSKAVDPKQCNDVCQSNTFNLLCTNSDTPFCRTYAYPSGIFDYRCASTSVEDVQSVKFTYQGQKNANFVTTTLSDGIASESLSSTNTDRGSADQPSSTDTQTETTTTSEAPEPTKKSTPVGAIVGGVVGGVALIGLIGLGAVCLLRRRKKAEPAPAPAQPVMAQQQAPPPAPINQNPYPQQQHYQPAAQPYPDHSMAASPAPSDARISMMSGPMSSVGPASPGGWHQQPSPPPAFHTPAPAYEMAGPEAREQEPVYEMGSDSVKK, from the exons CATGCACGCGACATCCCAGCTCCGACCATAACAGCGTCCCCAATTGGTATCCTTGATGAATTGAAGCTGCTTGTTGGCGGTGATGGTCTACGAATCCGACAAGCAGATTCATCTAGTGAGCCCTTGAAAGTTACTATCGCCCCCGATAAGACATGCGGTTATTTGTCTGGTCAACCTGGAGCTGCAGTCACCTGTGAGAACGATCGCTTGTGTTCATGGGCAGCTTCGAGTGGTATTGGTCTCGTCGCTTGTGCGTCTGAGATTTACGTCTCTTGTGTTGAGTCGAGTAAGGCTGTTGATCCAAAGCAATGCAATGACGTTTGTCAGAGCAACACCTTCAATCTGTTATG TACCAACTCCGACACGCCTTTCTGCCGTACGTATGCCTACCCAAGTGGTATCTTCGACTACCGATGCGCATCTACATCTGTCGAGGATGTCCAATCCGTCAAGTTCACATACCAAGGCCAGAAGAACGCCAACTTCGTCACTACAACTCTCAGCGATGGTATCGCATCAGAATCACTATCGTCTACCAACACTGATAGAGGCTCTGCCGACCAACCAAGCTCGACGGACACACAAACCGAGACAACAACTACTTCTGAAGCTCCTGAGCCTACAAAGAAGTCAACACCTGTCGGTGCTATTGTTGGCGGTGTGGTCGGTGGTGTCGCTCTCATCGGCCTCATTGGTCTTGGTGCCGTCTGCCTGCTGCGCAGACGCAAAAAGGCTGAACCCGCCCCAGCACCAGCTCAACCAGTCATGGCTCAgcaacaagctcctcctcccgCCCCCATAAACCAGAACCCATAccctcagcaacagcactACCAACCAGCTGCACAGCCTTATCCTGACCATAGCATGGCTGCATCTCCTGCCCCGTCGGATGCTCGTATATCGATGATGAGTGGACCTATGTCAAGCGTCGGACCAGCTTCACCCGGGGGatggcatcaacaaccatcgcCTCCGCCAGCGTTTCACACACCTGCGCCTGCTTATGAGATGGCTGGTCCTGAGGCGCGTGAGCAGGAGCCGGTCTATGAGATGGGTTCTGACTCTGTGAAGAAGTAA
- a CDS encoding hypothetical protein (EggNog:ENOG41) has translation MSRYADAHKNTSGPGDARPTALQIVRDEGLEDALTDKVFLITGTSAGIGVEVGRAIAATGARVFLAVRDLEKGKAACSSFLKPGQVDLIHLDTSDMSSVRACAAEFLEKSPTLNVLINNAAIMATPTRIETKDGFEQQLATNYLGHFLLFWLLKDALLKGSTAEFNSRVVNVSSSGHHASEIIYDDFQLKGPDAYSPFKAYGQSKLAQIYMSNYIDRAYGPKGLHATSVMPGGIASNLQKHMPESVLKNMKEDPKTIRFMKSPEQGAATTVLAAVGKEWEGKGGKYLEDCRPSRPEPLIPGMIGHKDYIYVSEKENRTWELTLETLGLQEVY, from the coding sequence ATGTCCCGTTACGCAGACGCCCACAAGAACACCTCTGGTCCGGGTGATGCTCGTCCAACAGCTCTACAAATCGTGCGCGATGAAGGTCTTGAAGACGCTTTGACAGATAAAGTCTTTTTGATCACTGGTACCTCTGCGGGAATTGGAGTTGAGGTAGGCCGTGCAATTGCTGCAACCGGCGCCCGTGTTTTTCTCGCTGTACGTGATCTTGAAAAGGGCAAGGctgcttgctcttctttccttAAACCCGGCCAAGTCGACTTGATACATCTTGATACATCCGATATGTCCTCAGTTCGCGCATGCGCCGCTGAGTTCCTGGAGAAATCGCCTACACTCAATGTCCTCATTAACAATGCCGCTATCATGGCGACACCTACACGCATCGAGACCAAGGATGGTTTCGAGCAACAATTAGCAACTAACTATCTCGGccacttcctcctcttctggcTCCTCAAAGACGCGCTTCTCAAAGGATCAACGGCTGAGTTCAACTCCCGCGTCGTCAACGTATCATCCTCAGGCCACCACGCTTCAGAGATCATATACGACGACTTCCAGCTCAAAGGGCCAGACGCTTACAGTCCTTTCAAGGCCTACGGTCAAAGCAAGCTTGCCCAGATTTACATGTCAAACTACATCGACCGTGCTTACGGTCCAAAGGGTCTTCACGCTACAAGCGTCATGCCAGGTGGAATCGCATCAAATCTCCAGAAGCATATGCCTGAGTCGGTGCTCAAGAACATGAAGGAGGATCCAAAGACGATCAGATTTATGAAAAGTCCCGAGCAAGGTGCTGCGACTACGGTTCTCGCAGCAGTTGGTAAAGAGTGGGAGGGTAAAGGCGGGAAGTATCTTGAGGACTGTCGACCATCCAGGCCGGAGCCGTTGATCCCGGGTATGATAGGGCATAAGGATTATATCTATGTTTCAGAGAAGGAGAACCGAACTTGGGAGCTTACCTTGGAGACACTAGGTCTCCAGGAAGTGTATTAG
- a CDS encoding hypothetical protein (EggNog:ENOG41) — protein MKPSLLVFAPKGDTDIILRKPNFRSHQKSSPQAADPIAGAEENDEHAEQELQDDQNEPQLPVVEEFNDVTASIASLNDLKNLKPSNEDGQNVELRYRVSSAHLMLASPVFRVMLDGPFKESSRDEDGRFEVKTSECSAQALLILLDIIHGHHRDVPKTMEFSLLTEMAILVDYYECHEIVEMFAENWIASTIQKEEIEGSDYQTNISRLFISWVFGKIELFNPVVYSILKLTAGPIRTDLPLPSTILDSLERCRQTMTQKFLDSIYELLDSFWSSDEGCDAECTAIMLGMLIKQMLRFGLEVPRPMSGRPVQEKSLLHLYEFSAQLRSPSWRHIKPWLETLSKVDICHGVRFEDFKLGTFKLGTSVPKDVASEFLKKGMKKRKRNNRDLFRG, from the exons ATGAAGCCTTCACTGCTAGTCTTCGCTCCCAAAGGAGACACTGATATAATTCTGAGAAAGCCCAACTTTCGCAGCCACCAGAAATCGTCGCCACAAGCTGCTGATCCGATTGCTGGCGCGGAAGAGAATGACGAGCACGCAGAACAAGAGCTGCAAGACGACCAAAACGAGCCTCAGCTACCCGTGGTAGAGGAGTTCAACGACGTCACAGCTTCGATAGCAAGCCTCAATGATCTGAAAAACCTAAAACCATCCAACGAGGACGGGCAAAATGTCGAACTACGCTATCGCGTTTCATCAGCACACTTGATGCTTGCGTCACCCGTCTTCAGGGTGATGCTCGATGGCCCATTCAAAGAAAGCTCTCGTGACGAGGATGGTCGTTTTGAAGTCAAGACTTCCGAGTGCAGCGCCCAAGCGCTGCTTATCTTACTAGATATTATACATGGGCACCATAGAGATGTCCCAAAGACCATGGAGTTCAGCCTATTGACGGAAATGGCTATACTTGTTGACTATTACGAGTGCCATGAGATCGTGGAGATGTTTGCTGAGAACTGGATCGCCTCTACCATccagaaagaagaaatagaAGGATCTGATTACCAGACGAATATATCTCGACTATTCATCAGCTGGGTCTTTGGGAAGATCGAGCTGTTCAACCCTGTTGTCTATTCGATTCTGAAATTGACCGCAGGGCCGATACGAACAGACCTGCCTCTCCCTAGTACCATTTTGG ACTCACTAGAACGATGTAGACAGACTATGACGCAGAAGTTCCTGGATAGCATTTATGAGCTACTCGATTCGTTCTGGAGCAGTGATGAAGGCTGTGACGCGGAATGTACCGCCATCATGCTAGGGATGCTAATAAAGCAGATGCTTAGGTTCGGTTTGGAGGTCCCGCGCCCCATGAGCGGCCGTCCGGTTCAAGAAAAGAGCCTTTTGCATCTCTACGAGTTCTCGGCTCAACTTAGATCGCCAAGTTGGAGACATATAA AACCATGGCTGGAAACACTGTCCAAGGTCGATATCTGTCATGGTGTCAGATTCGAAGATTTCAAGCTGGGCACTTTCAAGCTGGGCACTTCGGTGCCTAAGGACGTCGCATCAGAGTTCTTAAAGAAGGGCATGAAAAAGCGAAAGCGCAACAACCGTGATCTCTTCCGAGGGTGA